A genomic stretch from Blastocatellia bacterium includes:
- a CDS encoding MarR family transcriptional regulator has protein sequence MTRKPDPEMEKVLDRFAETMFRLMLDHHQRQAVEMSMTLPQAQALRLLMGGPRSTGDLATTLRISAPAVTQLTDRLLRKQLIERQAADGDRRSVMIALTERGRHAVESFRERRHTIISGALAFLDDLARAQIVLALSKMVGALELYEADLLGPTSEARKLTVIARREKKAEKVGSAAQTAPSVAAASNEITQWKPGNSSRKVRMEWD, from the coding sequence ATGACGCGCAAACCCGACCCGGAGATGGAGAAAGTGCTTGATCGCTTTGCCGAGACGATGTTTCGGCTGATGCTAGATCATCATCAGCGCCAGGCGGTCGAGATGTCCATGACCCTGCCACAAGCGCAGGCGTTAAGGCTGCTGATGGGTGGACCGCGCTCGACGGGCGATCTGGCCACGACTTTACGCATCTCTGCGCCGGCAGTCACGCAGTTGACCGACCGTTTGCTGCGCAAGCAATTAATCGAGCGGCAGGCCGCCGACGGCGACCGGCGCTCGGTGATGATCGCGCTTACGGAGCGGGGCCGGCATGCGGTTGAAAGTTTCCGCGAGCGGCGTCATACCATCATCAGCGGCGCGCTCGCATTTCTCGACGACCTGGCGCGCGCGCAGATCGTCCTGGCGTTGTCGAAGATGGTCGGGGCGCTGGAGCTGTACGAGGCCGATTTGCTCGGGCCGACATCCGAGGCGCGCAAGCTAACCGTAATTGCCAGGCGTGAGAAGAAAGCCGAAAAGGTTGGCAGCGCGGCGCAGACAGCGCCATCCGTCGCCGCAGCATCCAATGAAATCACTCAGTGGAAGCCGGGGAACAGTAGTCGCAAAGTCAGAATGGAGTGGGACTAA
- a CDS encoding BON domain-containing protein: MSTFKGKVLALIATLAIGASVAVAAPASSPQDDARTANKVRKELVTLPYYGMFDNLAYKVEGGTVTLYGQVVDAVTRKDAENRVKRIEGVERVINNIQVLPVSGFDNTIRVRTYRAIARQGGLYRYFMGANPSIHIIVNRGRVTLEGVVSNRMDSQLAYMAARQVPGVFEVTNNLRVENER, from the coding sequence ATGAGTACGTTTAAAGGTAAAGTGCTTGCGCTGATAGCGACCCTCGCAATCGGCGCATCCGTCGCGGTCGCCGCGCCGGCCAGCTCGCCGCAGGACGACGCGCGCACGGCCAACAAGGTGCGCAAGGAGCTTGTTACATTGCCGTACTACGGCATGTTCGATAACCTTGCATACAAAGTTGAAGGCGGCACGGTGACGCTCTATGGCCAGGTGGTTGACGCCGTGACGCGCAAGGACGCTGAAAACCGCGTCAAGCGCATCGAAGGCGTCGAGCGCGTCATCAACAACATTCAGGTGTTGCCGGTTTCGGGGTTTGACAACACGATCCGCGTTCGCACCTACCGGGCGATTGCGCGCCAGGGCGGTCTCTACCGCTACTTCATGGGCGCAAACCCTTCGATTCACATTATTGTGAACCGTGGCCGGGTGACGCTCGAAGGCGTGGTCTCGAACCGCATGGACAGTCAGCTCGCCTACATGGCCGCCCGCCAGGTGCCGGGTGTTTTTGAAGTCACCAACAACCTGCGCGTCGAAAACGAGCGCTAA
- a CDS encoding Do family serine endopeptidase, with protein MGVNLNKLKQTRRGVAALTLAVALVIASGLGVEIEKRAAAQQQQALPSPAELSRTFVGVAKQVKPAVVNIDVVEKAQRQSMQLPEGFPQIPGMPQFGDGQPHKARGTGSGVIISPDGYILTNNHVAGDAEQIKVKLSDGREFKAKRIGADKETDIALIKIDATNLPYAKLGDSDKLEQGEWVLAIGSPFGLQQTMTAGIVSALGRDLGAQGGTFTNFIQTDASINPGNSGGPLVNMSGEVVGINTMIFSRSGGNEGVGFSIPANLVNKVYAQLLKSGKVTRAYLGLYPQEMTPSIARIARYNGETGVLVRDVSKDDSPAARAGLRSGDIIVELDGKKVTSPKQLTETVADLPVGKAVDVKYMREGRLESTKVTLGERPGPDDEAQPANNGNDEEGENPGKLGVSITNLTPELARRLKLRIASGVVVGAVQPDSPADDAGLQRGDVIHRINQMPVSSRADFLKAVAALGGTKEVVLQVERPGQGLTFLTVTLE; from the coding sequence ATGGGTGTGAATCTAAACAAGCTCAAGCAAACGCGGCGCGGCGTGGCTGCGCTGACGCTAGCGGTGGCGCTGGTCATCGCATCGGGATTGGGAGTTGAAATCGAGAAGCGCGCCGCGGCGCAGCAGCAACAGGCGCTGCCGTCGCCCGCGGAGTTGTCGCGTACCTTTGTCGGTGTGGCCAAGCAGGTCAAGCCTGCCGTCGTCAACATTGACGTCGTCGAAAAGGCGCAGCGCCAGAGCATGCAGTTGCCGGAAGGCTTTCCGCAGATTCCCGGCATGCCGCAATTCGGCGACGGCCAGCCGCACAAAGCGCGCGGCACAGGCTCGGGCGTCATCATCAGCCCGGACGGCTACATTCTGACCAACAACCACGTTGCCGGCGATGCCGAGCAGATCAAGGTGAAGCTGTCGGATGGGCGCGAGTTCAAAGCCAAGCGCATCGGCGCGGATAAAGAGACGGACATCGCGCTGATTAAGATCGACGCGACCAACCTGCCTTATGCGAAGCTCGGCGATTCTGACAAGCTGGAGCAGGGCGAGTGGGTGCTGGCCATCGGCAGCCCGTTCGGCTTGCAGCAGACGATGACCGCCGGCATCGTGTCGGCGCTGGGCCGCGACCTCGGCGCACAGGGCGGCACTTTTACGAACTTCATCCAGACCGACGCGTCGATCAATCCCGGCAATTCGGGCGGCCCGCTCGTCAATATGTCGGGCGAAGTCGTCGGCATCAACACGATGATCTTCTCGCGTTCGGGCGGCAACGAAGGCGTCGGCTTTTCGATCCCCGCCAACCTGGTCAATAAGGTCTACGCGCAACTGCTCAAGAGCGGCAAGGTGACGCGTGCCTACCTCGGCCTCTATCCGCAAGAGATGACGCCGAGCATCGCGCGCATCGCCCGTTACAATGGCGAAACCGGCGTGCTGGTGCGTGACGTGTCAAAGGACGACAGCCCGGCGGCGCGCGCAGGCTTGCGCAGCGGCGACATCATCGTCGAACTGGATGGCAAGAAGGTCACTTCGCCGAAGCAGTTGACTGAAACCGTCGCCGACCTGCCCGTCGGCAAGGCGGTGGACGTGAAGTACATGCGCGAGGGTCGTCTGGAATCTACGAAAGTCACGCTCGGCGAGCGGCCCGGCCCGGACGACGAAGCGCAGCCGGCGAATAATGGCAACGATGAAGAAGGCGAGAACCCTGGCAAGCTGGGCGTTTCGATCACCAACCTGACGCCTGAGCTTGCCCGCCGCTTGAAGCTGCGCATCGCTTCGGGGGTCGTTGTCGGCGCGGTGCAGCCCGACAGTCCCGCCGATGACGCCGGCTTGCAGCGCGGCGACGTCATTCACCGCATCAACCAGATGCCGGTGAGCAGCCGCGCGGATTTCCTGAAGGCAGTCGCGGCGCTCGGCGGCACGAAAGAAGTCGTGCTGCAAGTCGAGCGCCCCGGGCAGGGCTTGACCTTCCTGACCGTGACGCTGGAGTAA
- a CDS encoding M20/M25/M40 family metallo-hydrolase, with protein sequence MKRAHAIARFLLASILLFTLIVTALAQRPANRPAPAYPAALVTELRQLQQAALASDYAYTQVAHLCNNIGPRLSGSPQAAQAVEYVASELRRLGLQVQLQRVMVPHWVRGVEIGELVEFKGQAPNTTQKIVLTALGGSTATAAEGVTAEVVVVNNFEALRSLGRERVAGKIVLFNTAYDKQMAAQGFAFDAYGQAVVYRGDGASEAARLGAVASLVRSVGSADYRLPHTGALRYAEDAPRIPAGAVTAEDADLMAYLAAQGRLRMHLTLTPQTLADVESYNVVADLKGSEHPEQVVIVSGHLDSWDLGTGAIDDASGVAVAMQVANLFKQLKLKPKRTLRVIAWMNEENGLRGGVGYAKDFAAQLTNHVAAIESDSGPGHPTGISGHAGDAAIEMLRPLAQILLSQGAGVLRQTKDAEGADVSPLDAAGVPTFAPVQDVRHYFDYHHTAADTFDKINPRELAENAAVVATLAYAIASLPDALPR encoded by the coding sequence ATGAAAAGAGCCCACGCTATCGCCCGCTTCCTGCTCGCAAGCATTCTCTTATTCACTCTGATCGTGACTGCGTTGGCGCAGCGCCCGGCCAATCGTCCCGCGCCTGCCTATCCGGCGGCGCTGGTCACAGAGCTGCGGCAATTGCAGCAGGCGGCGCTGGCGAGTGATTACGCTTACACGCAAGTCGCTCACCTGTGCAACAACATCGGCCCGCGACTGAGCGGCTCGCCGCAGGCGGCACAGGCGGTCGAGTATGTTGCGTCTGAGCTTCGCCGGCTGGGTTTGCAAGTTCAGCTTCAGCGCGTGATGGTGCCACACTGGGTGCGCGGCGTCGAAATCGGCGAGCTGGTCGAGTTCAAAGGCCAGGCCCCGAACACGACACAAAAGATCGTCCTGACGGCGCTCGGCGGCAGCACCGCCACAGCCGCCGAAGGCGTCACGGCTGAGGTCGTCGTCGTCAATAATTTCGAGGCGCTGCGCAGTCTGGGGCGCGAGCGCGTTGCCGGCAAGATCGTGCTGTTCAACACGGCTTACGACAAGCAGATGGCGGCGCAGGGCTTTGCCTTTGACGCCTACGGCCAGGCGGTCGTCTACCGCGGCGACGGCGCCAGCGAAGCGGCACGGCTGGGCGCGGTGGCGTCGCTGGTGCGCTCGGTGGGCAGCGCCGATTATCGTCTGCCGCACACCGGCGCGTTGCGCTATGCCGAAGACGCGCCGCGCATCCCTGCTGGCGCGGTGACGGCGGAAGACGCAGACCTGATGGCCTATCTGGCGGCGCAAGGCCGGCTGCGCATGCATCTGACGCTGACGCCGCAGACTCTGGCAGACGTTGAAAGCTACAACGTTGTTGCCGACCTCAAAGGCAGCGAGCATCCCGAACAGGTGGTCATCGTTTCCGGCCACCTCGATTCGTGGGACCTGGGCACAGGGGCGATTGACGACGCGTCGGGCGTCGCCGTCGCCATGCAGGTGGCCAATCTCTTCAAGCAGCTCAAGCTCAAGCCGAAGCGCACGCTTCGCGTCATCGCCTGGATGAACGAAGAAAACGGCTTGCGAGGCGGAGTCGGCTACGCCAAAGATTTTGCGGCGCAGTTAACCAATCACGTCGCGGCCATCGAGAGCGATTCGGGGCCGGGCCATCCTACGGGCATCTCTGGCCATGCCGGCGACGCGGCGATTGAGATGCTGCGTCCGCTGGCGCAGATTTTATTGAGTCAGGGCGCGGGCGTGTTGCGGCAGACAAAAGATGCGGAAGGCGCGGACGTATCGCCGCTCGACGCGGCTGGGGTGCCGACCTTTGCGCCGGTTCAAGACGTGCGCCACTACTTCGACTATCACCACACGGCTGCCGACACGTTCGACAAGATCAACCCGCGCGAGCTGGCCGAAAACGCCGCCGTGGTGGCGACGTTGGCTTACGCCATCGCCAGTCTGCCCGACGCGCTGCCGCGTTAA
- a CDS encoding zinc ribbon domain-containing protein — MNCPQCGTDNRGDSNFCRFCGYNLEESGAAPDSGYLPSVPPPEAGGYKEPFAQPQNYQTPPAPPVYAPQPQPAVWGQLTCPRCGSTNVSKGGTPVWAIIVAVVLATFTCFLSLFLLLVKEPHRCLNCGNAFK, encoded by the coding sequence ATGAACTGTCCGCAATGTGGAACAGACAATCGCGGTGATTCGAACTTTTGCCGGTTCTGTGGATATAACCTGGAAGAGAGTGGAGCGGCGCCGGATTCCGGCTATCTGCCTTCGGTGCCGCCGCCGGAAGCCGGCGGCTACAAGGAGCCATTCGCGCAGCCGCAGAATTATCAAACGCCGCCCGCGCCGCCCGTCTATGCCCCGCAGCCGCAACCGGCGGTCTGGGGGCAGCTCACCTGCCCGCGTTGCGGCAGCACCAACGTCAGCAAAGGCGGCACGCCGGTCTGGGCCATCATCGTCGCCGTCGTGCTGGCGACCTTTACATGCTTTCTGTCGCTCTTTTTGCTGCTCGTCAAAGAGCCGCATCGCTGTTTGAATTGCGGCAACGCCTTCAAGTAA
- a CDS encoding DUF5666 domain-containing protein: MMKSKVLSALSMLALMSSLLVTAYAGHEKENKFTGTVESMPSNGFVGDWRVAGRTVHVTSATRINQEDGRISVGAVVKVEGQSRPDNSVDATEIELREAAAGGGSGGDDNHNGTQFKGTIESFPAGFVGDWRVGGRTVHVTSSTRIETNDGPVAVGAFVEIEGTLRADGSMDATKIEVKSNPAGGDGRDELKGTIESLPNTQGFIGDWRVAGRTVHVTSATVINAEHGAVAVGASVEIQGTQQADGSITATRVEVNPSNGGGGNNDEGQPANFKGTIESLPNTADLTGDWTISGRTVHVVSSTRLTREHGAFAVGVRVKVKGMMMSDGTIVATKIQVRDSQ; this comes from the coding sequence ATGATGAAGAGCAAAGTTCTCAGCGCCCTGTCCATGCTCGCGCTTATGTCGAGTCTGTTGGTGACAGCCTATGCGGGCCACGAGAAGGAAAACAAATTCACCGGCACCGTCGAGAGCATGCCGAGCAATGGTTTCGTCGGCGACTGGCGCGTTGCGGGGCGCACGGTTCATGTCACAAGCGCCACGCGCATCAACCAGGAAGATGGCCGGATCAGCGTTGGCGCCGTGGTCAAAGTTGAGGGTCAGAGCCGCCCGGACAATTCGGTTGACGCAACCGAGATCGAACTACGCGAGGCGGCCGCGGGCGGCGGCAGTGGCGGCGACGATAATCACAACGGGACACAATTCAAAGGGACGATTGAGAGCTTCCCGGCTGGCTTCGTCGGTGACTGGCGCGTCGGCGGGCGCACGGTTCACGTCACCTCTTCAACCCGCATCGAGACCAATGATGGGCCGGTCGCGGTCGGTGCCTTTGTTGAAATCGAAGGCACGTTACGCGCCGACGGCTCGATGGACGCCACGAAGATCGAAGTCAAATCGAACCCCGCCGGCGGCGATGGCCGCGACGAATTGAAGGGCACCATCGAGAGCTTGCCTAACACGCAGGGCTTCATTGGCGACTGGCGCGTTGCGGGGCGCACCGTTCACGTCACATCAGCGACCGTCATCAACGCCGAGCACGGCGCGGTCGCGGTTGGCGCATCGGTTGAAATCCAGGGCACGCAGCAAGCCGATGGCTCGATCACTGCCACGCGCGTCGAAGTCAATCCGAGCAACGGCGGCGGCGGCAATAACGACGAAGGCCAGCCGGCCAACTTCAAGGGCACGATTGAGAGCTTGCCGAACACGGCGGATTTAACCGGCGACTGGACGATCAGCGGGCGCACGGTTCACGTCGTCTCCTCGACCCGGCTCACCCGCGAGCACGGCGCGTTTGCCGTCGGCGTGCGCGTCAAGGTCAAAGGCATGATGATGAGCGACGGCACAATCGTCGCCACCAAGATTCAAGTGCGCGATTCGCAGTAA
- the eutB gene encoding ethanolamine ammonia-lyase subunit EutB, which yields MNPQHLKQIFACANEFKEGDLLVGGTRDDHERQEARQAVAALRLGDISRATLVEDQVSDALARSLDSALAAEVSHLTIAELRRILLSPQGAAWARRHRDGLSSESIAAAVKVMTDDELATVAGALFNPLAGGPVALGSPSHFGSRIQPNSPGDDEEEILFSIFEGLSYGCGDVILGINPASDDVETIIRLEELLGRVVERLKLPTRYCVLSDIVKQTTARARTTVDVGFQSLAGTSKALAGMVGLDVDGLLDLAKGFGGLYFETGQGSAVTNNAAEGVDMVTLEARNYGLARLLQRATGAWMIVNDVAGFIGPEVFRDAAQLRRACLEDTVMAKLHGLTMGLDVCSTFHMGIEPERLQSLTEQIVVEAAPAYLMAVAGNADPMLGYLTTSFREHPRLRRRAQKRVASSMQKRLMAMGVMNEAGELAAERPDAASLYASYMKAGGESRSFDSLRAEGARKLAALTERGFDLGYGCGADDAAPPEVERRMQSLYGHARRALYARLDDAVIRDAAPRALRVRTLANSREDYLMHPPSGESLCETDARRLAALYGSKRPRIQFVISDGLNANAVNENLRAVLPPLRRMLGAANHPPGDVDVVIDNGRVRAGYHVGALLDVEVVVHLIGERPGTGLNTLSAYLTYGRNATGASRWSPSLDHSATTAICGIHHKGKPPLTAAAEIVRLIERMLVERRSGVEMARLL from the coding sequence ATGAACCCGCAGCACCTCAAGCAAATCTTCGCCTGCGCCAACGAGTTCAAAGAAGGCGACCTGCTGGTTGGCGGCACACGCGACGACCACGAGCGCCAGGAGGCGCGGCAGGCCGTCGCCGCCTTACGCCTCGGCGACATCAGTCGCGCCACGCTCGTCGAAGATCAAGTGAGCGACGCGCTCGCCCGCTCGCTCGATTCCGCGCTTGCCGCGGAAGTAAGCCATCTTACTATTGCCGAGCTGCGGCGCATTCTGCTCAGCCCACAAGGCGCGGCGTGGGCGCGGCGTCACCGCGACGGCCTGTCGAGCGAGAGCATCGCCGCGGCCGTCAAAGTGATGACCGACGACGAGCTAGCGACGGTTGCCGGCGCGCTCTTCAACCCGCTCGCGGGCGGCCCGGTGGCGCTCGGCTCGCCGTCGCATTTCGGCTCGCGCATCCAGCCCAACAGTCCCGGCGACGATGAAGAAGAGATTCTTTTTTCGATCTTCGAGGGACTGAGCTACGGCTGCGGCGACGTTATCCTCGGCATCAACCCGGCGAGCGATGATGTCGAGACCATCATTCGCCTCGAAGAGTTGCTGGGCCGCGTCGTCGAGCGGCTCAAGCTGCCGACGCGCTACTGTGTGCTATCAGACATCGTCAAGCAGACGACGGCGCGGGCGCGCACGACCGTGGATGTCGGGTTTCAGAGCCTCGCCGGGACATCGAAAGCGCTTGCCGGCATGGTCGGGCTGGACGTGGATGGTTTGCTCGATCTCGCGAAGGGATTCGGCGGCCTCTACTTTGAAACCGGCCAGGGATCAGCCGTCACCAACAACGCCGCCGAAGGCGTTGATATGGTTACACTCGAAGCGCGCAACTATGGGCTGGCGCGCTTGTTGCAACGAGCGACCGGCGCGTGGATGATCGTTAATGACGTTGCAGGCTTCATCGGCCCCGAAGTCTTTCGCGATGCCGCACAGTTGCGGCGCGCCTGTCTCGAAGACACCGTGATGGCGAAGCTGCACGGCCTGACGATGGGCCTGGATGTCTGCTCGACCTTTCACATGGGCATTGAGCCCGAACGCTTGCAATCGCTCACCGAACAGATTGTCGTCGAAGCCGCGCCGGCTTATCTGATGGCGGTTGCCGGCAACGCCGACCCGATGCTCGGTTATCTGACGACCTCATTCCGCGAGCATCCGCGCCTGCGCCGCCGCGCGCAAAAGCGGGTCGCCTCGTCTATGCAGAAGCGATTGATGGCGATGGGCGTGATGAACGAAGCGGGTGAGTTGGCGGCAGAGCGTCCTGACGCGGCCTCGCTGTACGCGAGCTACATGAAAGCCGGCGGCGAGTCGCGCAGCTTCGACAGCCTGCGCGCCGAAGGGGCGCGCAAGCTCGCGGCATTGACCGAGCGCGGCTTCGATCTCGGCTACGGCTGTGGCGCGGACGACGCCGCGCCGCCCGAAGTCGAGCGGCGCATGCAAAGTCTCTACGGCCACGCGCGGCGAGCGCTGTACGCGCGCCTGGATGATGCGGTGATTCGTGACGCCGCGCCGCGCGCCTTGCGCGTGCGGACGCTGGCGAACAGTCGCGAAGATTACCTGATGCACCCGCCTTCGGGCGAAAGCTTGTGCGAGACGGACGCGCGCCGCCTGGCGGCGCTCTATGGCAGCAAGCGACCGCGCATACAGTTCGTCATCTCTGATGGCTTGAATGCGAATGCGGTCAACGAGAACTTGCGCGCCGTGTTGCCGCCTTTGCGGCGGATGCTCGGCGCGGCAAACCACCCGCCCGGCGACGTGGATGTGGTGATTGACAATGGGCGTGTGCGCGCAGGCTATCACGTCGGCGCGTTGCTCGATGTCGAAGTAGTCGTTCACCTGATCGGCGAGCGGCCCGGCACAGGGCTCAATACGCTGTCGGCTTATCTGACTTATGGTCGCAATGCAACGGGCGCATCGCGTTGGAGCCCGTCACTCGACCACTCGGCAACGACGGCGATCTGTGGCATTCATCACAAAGGCAAGCCGCCGCTCACTGCCGCCGCCGAAATCGTTCGTCTGATTGAGCGAATGCTTGTGGAGCGGCGCTCTGGGGTCGAGATGGCAAGACTCCTGTAA
- a CDS encoding amino acid permease: MTTPTTHHKPDAAEDARELRRLGYAQELFRTMGGFSNFALSFSIISILTGAVTLYGHGLTMGGPAEMAWGWPLVTVFTLAVALSMAELASALPTSGAMYHWSSRLGGKGWGWFTAWFNIVGNLTLLAGVDYGCALFVTPLMGLEASTKNLLLVYAAILLSHALVNHYGIRLVARLNDLSVAVHILGIIVIVGALLVFAPKQPASFFFERVTHNPSGWPYWGAFIIGLLQAQWTFTGYDASAAVSEETVDPRRRAPWGMVMAVVVSSVVGYLLLIALTLSIKDITAVLNATDASGNSMPAVLVILQAALGERAGNIFSALVSVAMWFCGLSAVTWCSRVVYAFARDDGMPLSRLWRRVSRKQQTPAAAIWLSVVVAWLAAVSSGAYQTVTAISVIGLYLSYVIPVYLSWRNRLKTGRTIRGPWHLGRFSAAINLVALVWVAFISVVLCLPDDMRAGKAVAALAALLGVFYLARERRRFPGPAFQSDEADDPQPLAEAVEPLTEEAPGD; encoded by the coding sequence ATGACCACACCGACAACGCACCACAAACCGGACGCCGCCGAGGACGCGCGCGAGCTGCGCCGCCTCGGCTACGCCCAGGAACTGTTTCGCACCATGGGCGGCTTCTCGAATTTTGCGCTGTCGTTTTCGATCATCTCGATATTGACCGGCGCGGTGACGCTCTACGGTCACGGCCTGACGATGGGCGGGCCGGCAGAGATGGCCTGGGGCTGGCCGCTGGTGACCGTCTTCACGCTGGCCGTGGCCCTGAGCATGGCCGAGCTGGCTTCGGCGCTGCCGACTTCGGGGGCGATGTATCACTGGTCGTCGCGGCTGGGCGGCAAAGGCTGGGGCTGGTTCACGGCGTGGTTCAACATCGTCGGCAACCTGACCTTGCTGGCCGGGGTTGATTATGGCTGCGCGCTGTTCGTCACGCCGCTCATGGGGCTAGAGGCTTCGACAAAAAATCTCCTGCTCGTCTACGCTGCCATTCTGTTGTCGCACGCGCTGGTCAATCATTACGGCATACGGCTGGTGGCGCGGCTCAACGACCTGAGCGTCGCGGTTCACATCCTCGGCATCATCGTCATCGTCGGCGCGCTCTTGGTGTTTGCGCCAAAGCAGCCCGCCAGTTTCTTCTTCGAGCGCGTCACCCACAACCCGTCGGGCTGGCCTTACTGGGGCGCGTTCATCATCGGCCTGCTGCAAGCGCAGTGGACGTTCACCGGCTACGACGCTTCGGCGGCCGTGTCTGAAGAGACGGTTGATCCGCGCCGCCGCGCCCCGTGGGGCATGGTCATGGCGGTCGTCGTGTCGAGCGTCGTCGGCTACCTGCTGCTCATCGCCTTGACGCTATCGATCAAAGACATCACGGCGGTATTGAACGCGACCGACGCCAGCGGCAACTCGATGCCGGCGGTGCTGGTGATCTTGCAGGCGGCGCTCGGCGAGCGCGCTGGCAACATCTTTTCGGCGCTCGTCAGCGTGGCGATGTGGTTCTGCGGCTTATCGGCGGTGACCTGGTGCTCGCGCGTCGTCTATGCCTTTGCGCGCGACGATGGGATGCCCTTGTCGCGCCTGTGGCGGCGCGTCAGCCGCAAACAGCAAACGCCGGCAGCGGCCATCTGGCTGTCGGTCGTCGTCGCGTGGCTGGCGGCGGTTTCCAGCGGCGCTTATCAAACGGTCACGGCCATCAGCGTCATCGGCCTTTACCTGTCGTATGTGATTCCGGTCTACCTGTCGTGGCGCAATCGTTTGAAGACCGGGCGAACGATTCGCGGCCCCTGGCATCTTGGCCGATTCAGCGCCGCGATCAATCTGGTGGCGCTCGTCTGGGTGGCGTTCATTAGCGTCGTTCTCTGCCTCCCCGATGACATGCGCGCCGGCAAAGCGGTGGCGGCGCTTGCGGCCTTGCTCGGCGTTTTCTATCTCGCCCGCGAGCGGCGGCGTTTTCCCGGCCCGGCCTTTCAAAGCGATGAAGCCGATGACCCGCAACCGCTTGCCGAAGCCGTCGAGCCGCTGACCGAAGAAGCGCCCGGCGATTAA
- a CDS encoding DUF488 domain-containing protein — translation MSTTAVTIYSIGHGRHPLDYFLGLLKRHGIDFVCDVRSSARSRWPQYNGAALRDGLRASGIGYEHLPECGGKVVAPPEELARGLERVMELAAEMRVAIMCSESRPLTQHTREPRANCHRVGLLAVPLRARGARLLHILPDGELLECDESQIPSIW, via the coding sequence ATGTCAACCACAGCGGTCACGATTTATAGCATCGGCCACGGTCGCCACCCGCTCGATTATTTCCTCGGACTGCTCAAGCGGCATGGCATCGACTTCGTCTGCGACGTGCGCAGCTCGGCACGCTCGCGCTGGCCGCAGTACAATGGCGCGGCGCTGCGCGATGGCTTGCGCGCAAGCGGCATCGGCTACGAGCACCTGCCGGAATGCGGCGGCAAGGTGGTCGCGCCGCCTGAGGAGCTGGCACGCGGACTGGAGCGCGTTATGGAGCTGGCGGCAGAGATGCGCGTCGCCATCATGTGCTCGGAGTCGCGCCCGCTGACACAGCACACCCGCGAGCCGCGCGCCAACTGCCACCGCGTCGGGTTGCTGGCGGTGCCGCTGCGGGCGCGTGGCGCTCGCCTGCTGCACATCCTTCCTGATGGTGAGCTGCTGGAATGCGACGAGTCACAGATCCCATCGATCTGGTAA
- a CDS encoding peptidylprolyl isomerase has product MRSQTRITSIRQARQRRACRQLIMIFFVVAALVTILAPRPRPQEKKRARSDALVTPAEAAQLEAVITTEMGVIRFQFLPDKAPRHAQQFIKWAREGFYDGSAFFRMFSRGLIQGGDPNLKDPAKPREQWGTGALNLLPDEISDVKHVRGTVSAARIPGKANSDGAQFFICAGPQSQLDGQFSAFGEVTDGIEVVDKISLVPVDAAQRAVTPIKIVSVKIEPKRVEPFKDATVDQMRKDVRLHTSFGDITVEMEPDLAPEHVRNFLKLVSSGWYDHTAFHRVVPGFVVQGGAGPTRAGGAGHYADKWVHPLKAEISAVKHIRGTLSMARGEDPNSATTSFFIVLGPAPHLDNKYSVFGKVVDGFDTLERIEAVPRQGELPTLRVELIEASIKP; this is encoded by the coding sequence ATGCGCTCGCAAACCAGAATCACTTCGATACGGCAGGCGCGGCAGCGGCGCGCCTGCCGTCAGCTCATCATGATCTTTTTCGTTGTCGCCGCACTGGTGACCATCCTCGCGCCGCGCCCGCGGCCTCAAGAGAAGAAGCGCGCCCGGTCAGACGCTCTGGTGACGCCCGCCGAAGCCGCCCAGCTCGAAGCCGTCATCACCACAGAGATGGGCGTGATCCGTTTCCAGTTCTTGCCCGACAAAGCGCCGCGCCACGCACAGCAGTTCATCAAGTGGGCGCGCGAAGGTTTTTACGATGGCTCGGCCTTCTTTCGCATGTTCTCGCGCGGCCTGATTCAAGGCGGCGACCCGAACCTCAAAGACCCGGCCAAGCCGCGCGAGCAGTGGGGCACGGGCGCGCTCAACCTGTTGCCCGACGAGATCAGCGACGTCAAGCACGTACGCGGCACGGTGTCGGCGGCGCGCATACCGGGCAAGGCCAACAGCGACGGCGCGCAGTTCTTCATTTGCGCCGGCCCGCAGTCACAGCTCGATGGCCAGTTCTCGGCGTTTGGCGAGGTCACCGATGGCATCGAGGTGGTTGATAAAATTTCGCTCGTCCCGGTTGACGCGGCGCAACGCGCCGTCACGCCCATCAAGATCGTCAGCGTCAAGATCGAGCCGAAGCGCGTCGAGCCGTTCAAAGATGCGACCGTTGACCAGATGCGCAAAGATGTGCGGCTACACACCAGCTTCGGTGACATCACCGTGGAGATGGAGCCCGATCTTGCGCCCGAGCATGTCAGGAATTTTTTGAAGCTCGTCTCGTCGGGCTGGTACGACCACACGGCGTTCCATCGCGTTGTGCCGGGCTTCGTCGTGCAGGGCGGCGCCGGGCCGACGCGCGCCGGCGGCGCCGGGCATTATGCAGACAAGTGGGTGCATCCGCTCAAAGCCGAAATCTCGGCGGTCAAACATATTCGCGGCACGCTCTCGATGGCGCGCGGCGAAGACCCGAACTCGGCGACGACCTCGTTTTTCATCGTGCTTGGGCCGGCTCCGCACCTCGACAACAAGTACAGCGTTTTTGGCAAAGTCGTGGACGGCTTCGATACGTTGGAGCGCATCGAAGCGGTGCCGCGCCAGGGCGAATTGCCGACCCTGCGCGTCGAGTTAATCGAAGCCAGCATCAAGCCATAA